The genomic interval ATTGAGTCCCCTTTTCAATGATCCCTATTATCAGACGATCGGTCTGGGCACACGGATTTTTCTTGGCGGCGGTAAAGGATATGTTATCGGGCCGGGGTCCCAGCACAATCCCCATGCGCCCCGAGGCAAGAACGGCGTTCCCTTGAGCGGGGCCGGTACCCTAATGGTCACGGGAAATCTCAAGGAGATGAATCCCAGATGGGTGGTGGGGGTCAGTATGCTGGGATACGGCTGTTCGCTTGCAATGGGTCTGGGCGTGCCGATTCCCATCCTCAATTCGGATATGGCCCGCTATACCGGGGTATCCGACGAAGACATCTACACCCAGATTATCGACTATGGGAACGACTACCCGAAAGGCGAAGCGAGATCTTTGCGCCAGGTGAGTTATGCGGAGCTGAAGAGCGGTCTGATCCGCTATAATGATCTGGAGGTCCCAACAGTGCCCATCTCTTCCCATATCAGGGCCCTTGAGATTGCAACCCTGCTCAAGGAGTGGATAGAAAAAGGGGAATTTCTCCTGACACACCCCCAGGAGATGCTGCCGAGTGTTTCCCCCCGATAGGGCATGAGTCCCTGATCAATAAGGTTCGGGCGGTCCCTCCCTCTTTAGGACCGTCCGGATCACGTCAGCCGCACGATCCACGTCGTCCCTGGCGATGTGGTAGTTGGTCACCGCCCTCAGTTGCCGCGGTCCGGTGGGCAGCAGCAGCACGCCATCTCCGGCGAGCAGTTCCGCCAGATGCGCTGACAAAAGACCATCCTTCGTGATATCCATATACACGATGTTGGTCCGGACGCTCCCCGGATCGACTGAAAGCCCTTCTGCATCCACCAGCCCTTGCGCCAGCCTGCGGGCATTGTCGTGATCTTCAGACAGACGGTCAACCATCTCGGTCAGGGCCACGATGCCCGCGGCCGCAATCACGCCGGCCTGGCGCATGCCGCCCCCCACCACTTTTCGGGCCCGCCGGGCCTCCCTGATGAAGTCGCGGCTTCCGCACACCACAGACCCGACCGGCGCGGCCAGCCCCTTGCTCAGACAGAACGTCACGGAATCCGCCTCCGCGACCAGGTCCGACGCAACCACGCCCAGGGCCACGGCTGCGTTGAATATCCGCGCCCCGTCCACGTGGATCTTGAGAGCATGTTGACTGGCGATGTCCCCCACGGCCCTCATATATTCAGGAGTCAGCGGGCTGCCGCTGCACCGGTTGTGGGTATTTTCGAGCACAATGAGCCGCGTTCTCGGGAAATGGATATTGTCCGGCCGGATGGCCCCTTCGATGTGCCCGAGATCCAGGGTCCCGTCCGGCTGGTTGGGGAGGGTCCGGGGATGAACCCCGCCCAGGGCCGCGCTCCCCCCCTGCTCGTAAAAAAAGGTATGGGACCGATCCCCCAACAGGACCTCATCGCCCCGGCCGCAGTGGGTCAGCAGGCAAACCAGATTCCCCATGGTCCCGCTCACCACAAGAAGGCCGGCCTCCTTGCCCAGCCTTTCAGCGGCCATCGCCTCCAACCGGTTGACGGTCGGATCCTCTCCAAACACGTCGTCGCCCACCTCTGCTTCGGCCATGGCCCGCCGCATGGCCGGCGTGGGCCGGGTGATGGTGTCGGAACGAAGGTCTATTATTCTCATGGTGTTTCTCCATTTCGCAACCGGGATAACCCGGCATTCCACTCCGCCCCGATATAGAGGCGAAAACCTCCCATGTTACCGAGAAGACTGTCACAAATGCCAATCTTAACCGGACCAGCACTCACACATTGTCAAGCCGCTTCCTTCTATATTCTACACCCCTCACGTTCTTTTGGTTACAAAAAAAGGGCTCCTCATAAGATCCGGGGAGATCTGACTCACTTGCTGTGAACCTCTCATATGGCAACTCCCGGCCCGGACCCAACAGGGGAACCAAGGTCCTGGCATTATCGATGATGTCGCCAGGATTGGCCAAACCCTTTTTGATTTCAAATGTATTCCGTGTGCCATGAATTCGGGCTGAACAGAAAATTTCTTACTTTTTTACCAGCATGCCCATGTCCACGCATCTTAAAAACATCATTCTGGCCTTATCCCTTCTTCAACCACAGCCAATCTTCTTGAAAGCTCGGCAATCGTGGCTTTTTGTTCCTGGACAACTTTCTGCTGTTCCTGAACCACCCGGGTCAATACCGCAACCACATCCATCGAGCTCATCCCTTTTCTGTCCTTCGTGGCCACGAGATCCGGCACCTCTTCGGCGATGAACCCCACATGGGTCTCGTCTGTTTTTGCCTTGTAGCTGAATTTCACCGGCCTGAGCCCTTTCAATGCGTTCATCGCCTCATCGCCCGTCAACTGCCTGATATCTTGTTTATATTCCCTACTGGATGCGTTCGTCCATACACCGCCCGCTGAAACATAGGCACCGCTACCCATCTGCAGGGGATATGCAGGGCTGACGGCGCCGATGCCGACGCAGCCGCCATTTGGGTTCAAGACCAGGTTCTTGTACGCAACCCCCTCCTGGAGGGCAAATATCTCTGCATAGTCGTGGGATGACCCGACATTCCATCCGAAATAGATATTCTTCTGATTGCTCGCCGCCTTGTCCGTGATAACGATTCCCCGGTTAAGCAAGTTCTGTCCGAGAACGAAAGGCGCGCTGCCCCAAACCGAGGCTCCATTGGATAACAACCTGCCTGCCGAGGCTACGGAACCATCGTCCTCTACTTTGAAGGTCGTCGCCCCTCCCTCATCCCTTACGATCAGTTTGTCGGCCCCCATGGAGAAAATGGGCGTGGCAAGACAAACCAGGATTGCCAGCAAAACTCCCAACGAATTCTCTCTTGCTCTTTTCATGATAACCCCCTCTATTTGTTGATGCTTATTTCATGTTTGACGCTATTTTCACAAAATTAAACCAGATTATTGCAGCACGATATTGTCGGTTTCAACAGACCCCCCGGTCTCCGTAATGGTTAAAGAATGGATAACTGTCTCGGAACCCTGGACGGTGAACGTGGAATCCCACCCCCCGGAAAGGATTAACCCGTAAACCTGATCCGCAATAACATCCTCATCAAAGGCCCCTTCACATATCCTGATCAAAGAACAGGAAGTCGCCGAATCAATGGCGTTCTGTATGCTCAAAAAGCAGGGCGTGTTGCCACCACACGTCCCATCGAGGGAAACGTAAATCAGCTCTTGATAAAGGATTTTATCGTCTCCGAAAGAGGTTCCTTCACTGTTTGTGGCGGTGAGGCGATAGTGGTAAGCGGTGTCAGGGATAAGGTCTGTTATGGTGGCGCTCACCGATACGGAACTGGAACCCGAGCCAATATTTTCGGCCGTTGTGACGTACCCATAATCCGTTGTGGTGCCGTATTCAAAATAGGCTTCGGTGCTCGAGTCATTGGGGTTTACCTGGCCGTTCAGAGTTGCCGAAGTGGATGTAATATAGGTTGCCGAACCTGTGGTTACCGAAGGCGCAACAGGCGGTATTGTTGAGGTGAAAAACGTCCGGTCGCTTCCATTAGTCTTGCCCACACTATTTGTTGCGACAAATCTGAAATGGTATGTGGTATTTGAACTGAGACCCGTGATATTCGCAGTTACCGTTACTTCAGTCGTCCCTGAGCCGGCGCCTGTGGTTATGGTTGTTGATCCATAGGCCGTTGTGGTGCCGTATTCAAAATAGTAGGTGGTGCTTGCGCCGTTTGGATTGACAGTGCCATTCAACGTGGCTGAACTGGAAGTCACCGAAGTCGCTGAACCGGTGCTAACCGTAGGGGCCAAAGTACCCGTCGTGAAATTCTGATCGTCCCCATTGGTCGTGCCCGCACTATTTGTTGCTACAACTCTGAAATGGTATGTGGTGCCTAATTCGAGTCCGCTGATAACGGCGTTCACCGAGACAGCACTTGTCCCTGATCCAATTTCTGTGACAATTGTGGTTGAGCCATAGCTCGTGCTTGTTCCATATTCAAAATAATAGGACGTACTTGCACCGTTAGGATTGACACTGCCATTCAACGTGGCAGAGTTGGTTGTCACAGATGTTGCTGAATCAGTGGTCACTGACGGGGCTGCAGGAGAGGTGACGAATGTCTGATCTCTCCCATAATCCGGTCCAGCGCTATTTGCGCCTACAAGCCGGTAATGATATGTGGTGTTCACTTCAAGCTCAGAAATATCGGCGCTCACTGATACCGAAGTCGTTCCGGCACCAGCAGTTGCGCTTTCTGTGGTTGATCCATAGCTCGTGGTAGTTCCATATTCGAAATAATACCAAGAACTCGCGCCATTGGGATTCAATGTGCCATTTAATGTTGCTGAACTGGCATTTATGTTAGTTGCTGAACCGGTGGTAGCCGTGGGGACCGAGGACGCAAGAAAGTATTCATATGCCCCCATATCATATCCCGCACCTTGGGGTCTGGGTTCTCCGTCAATATCCGTGCTCGGTGCTCCGCTCGATGTGCCCCGGTCTATGCAGGGGGAACTTGCGGTCAATTGATAAGCTCCGCCGCCCGCAAAAAGCGGGTCAGCGTCAATGTTGCCCAATCCTGTATAACCACCTTTTATGTCAGAGTATGTCACGTCAGGATTACCGAATATTTCATCTTCGGTATCATTCCACAATATACAATTGGTAATGGTGGGCAATGATAAAGCATCGGCACAGTAAACTCCTCCAACGCCTTCTGTTTCAACCGATCCAGATTGATAGGCAGTATTGTTACTAATCGTGCAGTTGGTAAAGGTCGGGGATGAAGACGAACAATAGACACCACCGCCTTGTCCCGCACTTGTCGAGCCACTAGCAGAATTTTTGCTGATCGTGCAGTTGGTAAAGGTCGGGGATGAAGACGAACAACGGATTCCTCCACCAGAAGTCCCCGTCATGAAGGCAGAAAAATTATTTCTAATAGAACAGCTGTTAAAGATTGGGGATGAAGACGAACAGTCGATTCCGCCACCACCAAGACGAGCACCATTGTTACTAATATTACATTTTGTAATCGTGGGAGAGGCTGAGTTGCAGTAAATTCCCCCCCCAGTGTAATAGGTGGTATTGTTAAGAATAGCACAATTCATAATGGTTGGAGAGGCTGAGTAACAGCAAATCCCCCCACCGCCCCCAGGAAAGTCAAAAATGCCACTACCATTAGTGACAGTAAATCCATTTACCGCTGAATCAGCTCCCTCTCCGCTGTGAAAATAGAATCCTCGCCCCTCATTCTCACAGTCAATAACACATTTTTCAGCTCCGTTCTCCGATTGAACCGTGATCGCTTTGCCCTTGAAATCCAGATTCTTATTGCCTTCACCTTTATATGTGCCATCAGCAACCATTACAGTATCGCCATTTGATGCTGCATCGATTCCTCCTTGGATTGTTGAATAATCAGATGGGATGTTGATTATGTTGCCAGAGTTGGTTGTAATGAAGCTTTGGTCGCCGCCGTAGGAAGACCCGGCGGTGTTCGTCGCCTTGACCCGGTAGTGGTAAGTCGTGCCTGGCGAAAGTCCGGTCAGTTCCGCACTGACGTTCTGGTCTGTGTAGCCCGTAAGGGGGTCCTGCGTTGCTGAGATTTCATTTCCATAAGTTACATCTGTACCCCACTCAAAGACTGCCGTGGCCGAAACGAAACCGGGGTTCACGGTCCCGTTGAGAGTCACTGACTCAGAACCAACGGATGAGGCAAGGCCGGTGCTCACCGTAGGAGGGCCATATATGGTGAAAAGCCCTTGAATCGTCCCTTTTGATATATCGGATAGAGGCTCTATTCTGAGTACACAGTTGACGGAAACAGGCTCGGTTACGGTCCAGTTGTGGGAGCCATCATTCTGCGTGGTTTCTTCGATGATCTCAAATGTCCCTTCTTTTCCCCCTTCCCGCGAAATGGATAGCTGAACATTCCCTGCAATTCCTTGCGTTTCCCAAGAAATAGACATCGGGTTTCCAACCCTCCAGGCAGAAGCCTGAGCTGGCGTCAAAATAACCAAATGCCCCGAGATTCGATTCTGTCCGCCACGCACAGCACGCACATAATAGCCACTAGACTTATTGCTATTGTAACCGCCGTTGCCGAAACCGAAATTGATGCGGAATGCGTAGCTGCTACTGAAGTCAAAGGTAGTAGACGACCAATAATCGGACGACACCGTGTCCGGGAAGTAGTTGGTGTTTATAGCGGGAGAGTATCTATCGTAGTCAACGATCGACTGGAGCTCCTTGATGCTCGGCAGGCGCCAATCGGTGTATCCTGCAAGGGTGAGGCCCTCGCAATAGGGAAGCGTTGCATCCCACGCCATGGGACCGGCAGTGGCCTGCTGCCACATGAGTCCGGTGGACATGTCCGTAACCGTACCATCGTCGTTAATGACCAAATTATAAAATGATCCAGCCTCTCCGCCACGCACGGCCCGCACATAGTTGCTATCCGACTTAGTACGGCTGCTGTAGTCGCCGTCCGGGAAAACGATGTTCCAGGCGCGGTTGGTACTGTAGGCAGCGGTAGTAGATGACCAGTAAGGTGTCCAGGTGGACCATATCGTGTTGGGAAAATA from Deltaproteobacteria bacterium carries:
- the ltaE gene encoding low-specificity L-threonine aldolase — translated: MRIIDLRSDTITRPTPAMRRAMAEAEVGDDVFGEDPTVNRLEAMAAERLGKEAGLLVVSGTMGNLVCLLTHCGRGDEVLLGDRSHTFFYEQGGSAALGGVHPRTLPNQPDGTLDLGHIEGAIRPDNIHFPRTRLIVLENTHNRCSGSPLTPEYMRAVGDIASQHALKIHVDGARIFNAAVALGVVASDLVAEADSVTFCLSKGLAAPVGSVVCGSRDFIREARRARKVVGGGMRQAGVIAAAGIVALTEMVDRLSEDHDNARRLAQGLVDAEGLSVDPGSVRTNIVYMDITKDGLLSAHLAELLAGDGVLLLPTGPRQLRAVTNYHIARDDVDRAADVIRTVLKREGPPEPY
- a CDS encoding DUF1566 domain-containing protein, encoding MDRFFRVAVLLTIIAVLGVPIPSFAGPLPDTGQTKCYNNTEEITCPQPGEDFYGQDGSYLINPPSFTKLDSDGNDLPDSATEWVMVRDNVTGLIWEVKTDDGSIHDKDTWYTWQDAQDVFVASLNSTGFGGHLDWRLPTIKELAYIVNYGKHNPAINTTYFPNTIWSTWTPYWSSTTAAYSTNRAWNIVFPDGDYSSRTKSDSNYVRAVRGGEAGSFYNLVINDDGTVTDMSTGLMWQQATAGPMAWDATLPYCEGLTLAGYTDWRLPSIKELQSIVDYDRYSPAINTNYFPDTVSSDYWSSTTFDFSSSYAFRINFGFGNGGYNSNKSSGYYVRAVRGGQNRISGHLVILTPAQASAWRVGNPMSISWETQGIAGNVQLSISREGGKEGTFEIIEETTQNDGSHNWTVTEPVSVNCVLRIEPLSDISKGTIQGLFTIYGPPTVSTGLASSVGSESVTLNGTVNPGFVSATAVFEWGTDVTYGNEISATQDPLTGYTDQNVSAELTGLSPGTTYHYRVKATNTAGSSYGGDQSFITTNSGNIINIPSDYSTIQGGIDAASNGDTVMVADGTYKGEGNKNLDFKGKAITVQSENGAEKCVIDCENEGRGFYFHSGEGADSAVNGFTVTNGSGIFDFPGGGGGICCYSASPTIMNCAILNNTTYYTGGGIYCNSASPTITKCNISNNGARLGGGGIDCSSSSPIFNSCSIRNNFSAFMTGTSGGGIRCSSSSPTFTNCTISKNSASGSTSAGQGGGVYCSSSSPTFTNCTISNNTAYQSGSVETEGVGGVYCADALSLPTITNCILWNDTEDEIFGNPDVTYSDIKGGYTGLGNIDADPLFAGGGAYQLTASSPCIDRGTSSGAPSTDIDGEPRPQGAGYDMGAYEYFLASSVPTATTGSATNINASSATLNGTLNPNGASSWYYFEYGTTTSYGSTTESATAGAGTTSVSVSADISELEVNTTYHYRLVGANSAGPDYGRDQTFVTSPAAPSVTTDSATSVTTNSATLNGSVNPNGASTSYYFEYGTSTSYGSTTIVTEIGSGTSAVSVNAVISGLELGTTYHFRVVATNSAGTTNGDDQNFTTGTLAPTVSTGSATSVTSSSATLNGTVNPNGASTTYYFEYGTTTAYGSTTITTGAGSGTTEVTVTANITGLSSNTTYHFRFVATNSVGKTNGSDRTFFTSTIPPVAPSVTTGSATYITSTSATLNGQVNPNDSSTEAYFEYGTTTDYGYVTTAENIGSGSSSVSVSATITDLIPDTAYHYRLTATNSEGTSFGDDKILYQELIYVSLDGTCGGNTPCFLSIQNAIDSATSCSLIRICEGAFDEDVIADQVYGLILSGGWDSTFTVQGSETVIHSLTITETGGSVETDNIVLQ
- a CDS encoding tail fiber domain-containing protein, with the protein product MKRARENSLGVLLAILVCLATPIFSMGADKLIVRDEGGATTFKVEDDGSVASAGRLLSNGASVWGSAPFVLGQNLLNRGIVITDKAASNQKNIYFGWNVGSSHDYAEIFALQEGVAYKNLVLNPNGGCVGIGAVSPAYPLQMGSGAYVSAGGVWTNASSREYKQDIRQLTGDEAMNALKGLRPVKFSYKAKTDETHVGFIAEEVPDLVATKDRKGMSSMDVVAVLTRVVQEQQKVVQEQKATIAELSRRLAVVEEGIRPE